One window of the Chitinophaga niabensis genome contains the following:
- a CDS encoding PorP/SprF family type IX secretion system membrane protein, which translates to MRKNRYHIILICCLAAALPASAQDLHFSQYFNSPLSTNPANTGFIPDGNYRIGINYRNQWATIPVPYKTMSLFGDFQLFRDKLTYGWVGIGGLLLRDVAGSGNLTSTKGYGSIAYHQLLGQSSLISAGFNVGYANKRVDLNKLTFGTQWNGNFFDSQMASGEPIVNSAVGYLDMQVGMNYAFFPNEQIYINGGFSVHHINEPRETFYGGDNQIDRRYIGFLNASFKLNDYIILNPSAYYARQAGSSEVMAGAYAAYNLSGNGEKQVFGGAYYRFGDAFALLVGYQLNQFKLMFNYDVTASQLAASNQRQGAYELSLIYTGLYPNRSFANAKRYTLCPSF; encoded by the coding sequence ATGAGAAAGAACCGTTACCATATAATACTGATCTGTTGCCTCGCGGCAGCCTTACCGGCGTCCGCGCAAGACCTGCATTTTTCTCAATACTTTAATTCTCCTTTGTCTACGAATCCGGCCAATACAGGTTTTATACCGGATGGCAACTATCGCATAGGTATCAATTACCGCAATCAGTGGGCTACCATTCCGGTGCCGTATAAAACGATGTCTTTATTTGGAGATTTCCAGCTTTTCCGTGATAAGCTAACGTATGGCTGGGTAGGTATCGGTGGTTTGCTGCTGCGCGATGTGGCGGGTTCCGGTAACCTTACTTCCACAAAAGGATATGGCTCCATTGCTTATCACCAGTTGTTGGGACAGAGCAGTCTGATCTCTGCCGGTTTTAATGTGGGATATGCCAATAAGCGAGTGGACCTGAATAAGCTCACCTTTGGCACACAATGGAACGGCAATTTCTTTGACTCACAGATGGCATCCGGCGAACCGATTGTGAACTCTGCCGTAGGATATCTTGATATGCAGGTAGGGATGAACTATGCTTTCTTCCCCAACGAACAGATCTATATCAATGGTGGTTTTTCTGTGCATCACATCAATGAACCCCGCGAAACTTTCTATGGTGGGGATAACCAGATAGACAGAAGGTACATTGGTTTTTTAAATGCGAGTTTCAAATTGAATGATTATATCATCTTAAACCCCAGTGCATATTACGCACGCCAGGCAGGTTCCAGTGAAGTGATGGCAGGTGCTTATGCAGCGTACAATCTTTCCGGCAATGGAGAGAAACAGGTTTTTGGTGGCGCTTATTATCGTTTTGGGGATGCCTTTGCATTGCTGGTAGGATACCAGTTGAACCAGTTCAAACTGATGTTCAACTATGATGTAACGGCCAGTCAGCTGGCTGCTTCCAACCAGCGGCAGGGTGCATATGAATTGAGCCTGATCTACACAGGCCTTTATCCGAACCGCAGTTTTGCAAATGCAAAAAGGTATACTTTATGCCCGTCTTTCTAA
- a CDS encoding TIGR03364 family FAD-dependent oxidoreductase, with amino-acid sequence MMQQKQADIAIIGAGIVGLAMAYHLVQQGKSVVVFERNSRALGASFRNFGLVWTIGQPPGRIYERALYGRSVWKDIAAKTGLRCLETGSLHLAYHDDEAAVIEEFAQTEGIHCSMLTAAQTADKSKAYKQQGLKAALWSPMEMMLDPRQASATIASWLEEQHAVSFRFNTAVNGISMPFIETPTEKWTVGQVYVCAGADFETLYPKAFAEAPLTKCKLQMLRTVPQPGNWQLGPALSTGLSMVYYASFAHCKSLSALKQRINESFPEYQKYGVHLLVSQNGAGELSLGDSHEYGHTVDPFDKEHINQMILQYLPNFLQAPTLDIQERWHGVYPKLTNGEHDLVLHPEKGVTIVNGLGGAGMTLSFGLAKELTAQL; translated from the coding sequence ATGATGCAGCAAAAACAAGCAGACATTGCCATAATAGGGGCCGGCATAGTAGGCCTCGCCATGGCTTATCACCTTGTTCAGCAAGGGAAGAGCGTGGTGGTGTTTGAACGGAACTCCCGTGCCCTGGGAGCTTCCTTCCGTAACTTTGGCCTGGTTTGGACGATCGGGCAGCCTCCAGGGCGAATTTATGAACGTGCCCTGTATGGCAGAAGCGTTTGGAAGGATATTGCCGCAAAAACGGGTCTGCGCTGCCTGGAAACAGGTTCCCTCCATCTCGCTTATCATGATGATGAAGCTGCCGTGATAGAAGAGTTTGCGCAAACGGAAGGTATACACTGTAGTATGCTCACAGCGGCACAAACCGCAGATAAAAGCAAAGCGTATAAACAGCAGGGACTCAAAGCAGCATTATGGAGCCCTATGGAAATGATGCTGGATCCCCGGCAGGCCAGTGCCACCATTGCATCCTGGCTGGAAGAACAGCATGCTGTCAGTTTCCGTTTTAATACAGCGGTGAATGGTATCAGCATGCCGTTTATTGAAACACCCACAGAAAAATGGACGGTAGGGCAGGTGTATGTTTGTGCCGGTGCAGACTTTGAAACCCTTTACCCAAAAGCATTTGCCGAGGCGCCACTTACAAAGTGCAAATTGCAGATGCTGCGTACAGTGCCGCAGCCGGGCAACTGGCAATTAGGCCCGGCGCTGAGCACAGGACTTTCCATGGTATATTATGCTTCTTTCGCACATTGTAAAAGCCTGAGTGCATTAAAGCAAAGAATAAACGAATCTTTCCCTGAATATCAAAAGTATGGTGTACACCTGCTGGTGTCGCAGAATGGCGCGGGTGAATTATCCCTGGGTGATTCACATGAATACGGCCACACGGTAGATCCTTTCGATAAAGAACATATCAATCAAATGATCTTACAATACCTGCCCAATTTTCTGCAGGCGCCCACACTGGATATCCAGGAGCGCTGGCATGGTGTATATCCTAAACTCACCAACGGAGAGCACGACCTGGTGCTGCATCCGGAGAAAGGAGTAACCATTGTGAATGGATTAGGAGGTGCAGGTATGACCTTGTCTTTTGGTCTGGCAAAAGAGCTTACTGCTCAGCTTTGA
- a CDS encoding TIGR00730 family Rossman fold protein has translation MNDSLKNLKDRDWTETKAHSSWQIFKIMAEFVEGFETLAKIGPCISIFGSARTREGNPYYELACEVASRLAEDGFGIISGGGPGIMEAANKGAQKAKGKSVGLNITLPHEQYPNTFIDHDKSVNFDYFFVRKVMFAKYSQGFIMMPGGFGTMDEFFEVATLIQTKKMTETPLVLVGKEYWSGLLEWIDAVMMKKESNIHPEDLNLLKVFDTADEVVDYFRVFYTTNRLRPNF, from the coding sequence ATGAATGACTCTTTAAAGAACCTGAAGGACCGTGATTGGACAGAAACAAAAGCACACTCGAGCTGGCAGATATTTAAGATCATGGCGGAATTTGTGGAAGGCTTTGAAACATTGGCGAAGATCGGCCCCTGTATTTCCATATTTGGTTCCGCCCGAACAAGAGAAGGTAACCCCTACTATGAACTGGCCTGCGAAGTGGCCAGCCGCCTGGCGGAGGACGGATTTGGCATTATCTCAGGCGGAGGCCCCGGTATCATGGAAGCAGCTAACAAAGGCGCACAAAAAGCAAAAGGTAAAAGCGTGGGCCTGAACATTACCCTGCCACATGAACAATATCCCAATACTTTTATCGATCATGATAAAAGCGTCAACTTCGATTATTTCTTCGTTCGCAAAGTAATGTTCGCCAAATACTCCCAGGGCTTTATCATGATGCCAGGTGGTTTTGGAACAATGGACGAATTCTTTGAAGTAGCCACACTCATTCAAACCAAAAAGATGACGGAAACGCCGTTAGTGCTGGTAGGTAAGGAATACTGGAGTGGTTTGCTGGAATGGATAGATGCCGTGATGATGAAAAAGGAAAGCAATATCCATCCGGAAGATCTGAACCTGCTGAAAGTATTTGATACTGCAGATGAAGTAGTGGATTATTTCCGTGTATTCTACACTACTAACAGGTTACGCCCGAACTTCTAG
- a CDS encoding O-methyltransferase: MEVIPQEIQAFAEKYTTPETDLLYRLHRETYLKVEQPHMLSGHLQGRFLTMISQMIRPKRILEIGTYTGYSAICLAQGLAEDGHLHTIDMNEELEAICAKYVAEAGLESRITQHIGKAAGIIPQLDEVFDLVFIDADKAGYGGYYDMIWEKLRPGGFILADNILYHGEVVLAESEQSNNAKAMIRFADKAIADNRAETLLLSLRDGVLMIRKK, translated from the coding sequence ATGGAGGTAATACCACAGGAGATTCAGGCGTTTGCTGAGAAGTACACAACTCCGGAAACGGATCTGTTGTACCGTCTGCACCGGGAAACGTACCTGAAAGTGGAACAGCCACACATGCTGAGCGGCCATCTGCAGGGAAGGTTCCTCACCATGATCAGCCAGATGATCAGGCCAAAAAGGATACTGGAGATAGGCACTTACACAGGATATTCTGCCATATGCCTGGCACAGGGGCTGGCAGAAGACGGCCATTTACATACAATAGATATGAATGAAGAGCTGGAAGCCATCTGTGCAAAATATGTGGCAGAAGCGGGCCTGGAAAGCAGGATCACCCAGCACATTGGTAAAGCCGCCGGTATTATTCCGCAACTGGATGAAGTGTTTGATCTGGTGTTCATTGACGCGGATAAAGCAGGCTATGGCGGATATTACGATATGATATGGGAGAAACTCCGCCCGGGCGGTTTTATCCTTGCGGATAATATCCTGTATCATGGAGAAGTAGTGCTGGCAGAAAGTGAGCAGAGCAATAATGCGAAGGCCATGATCCGCTTTGCAGACAAAGCCATTGCCGACAATCGTGCAGAAACGCTCCTGTTGAGCCTGCGCGATGGCGTTCTGATGATCCGCAAGAAGTAA
- a CDS encoding glucosaminidase domain-containing protein codes for MQIKSYCLMICLVLAGVFKTSAQSLSTPQYIETYKNLAMEEMRRSGVPAAIKLAQGILETQSGNGWLVLNSNNHFGIKCKNNWTGKSVNYDDDARQECFRKYESAAESWKDHSDFLHNNPRYKFLFDFNPEDYKSWAYGLKTAGYATSKTYPQQLIQIIETYNLQQYNALAMSNAPLPTGPVFVGEPGSESAPVVAGKTEEAYETEVKPQYPQGTEFRINGRKVILVKEGTALIQLASEKNIRLSSLLSYNDMEEDVPLEKDMLIFLQSKNKRGQNDYHIVARGETMHDIAQAEGIQLKWLRKRNKMEEGEQPAVGERVALDGYASSKPKLGSNTVAKVDDYKDLNPRQVIKDVKEEIAKATAAPVGRAPEAPVAKAPEKGIPPEMVDDLKKIGSVTAAGTKYHTVTGKETLYSISRQYSVTVAQLQQWNNLQENSIKIGQQLIVRK; via the coding sequence ATGCAAATCAAATCTTACTGCCTGATGATCTGCCTGGTGCTGGCGGGAGTTTTTAAAACTTCAGCACAAAGCTTAAGCACCCCGCAGTACATTGAAACGTACAAGAACCTGGCGATGGAAGAGATGCGCCGCTCCGGCGTTCCGGCTGCTATCAAGCTGGCACAGGGCATCCTGGAAACACAATCCGGCAACGGCTGGCTGGTGCTCAATTCCAACAATCACTTCGGCATCAAATGCAAAAATAACTGGACGGGCAAAAGTGTGAACTATGACGATGATGCACGCCAGGAATGTTTCCGTAAATATGAGTCCGCAGCAGAATCCTGGAAGGACCATTCTGATTTCCTGCATAACAATCCCCGCTATAAATTCCTGTTCGACTTTAACCCGGAAGATTATAAGTCATGGGCCTACGGACTCAAAACAGCAGGTTATGCCACCAGCAAAACCTATCCGCAGCAATTGATCCAGATCATTGAAACATACAACCTGCAACAATACAATGCCCTGGCTATGAGCAATGCACCGCTACCAACAGGGCCGGTATTTGTCGGGGAGCCGGGCAGCGAATCCGCTCCGGTGGTAGCAGGGAAAACAGAAGAAGCATACGAAACTGAAGTTAAACCGCAGTACCCGCAGGGTACAGAGTTCCGTATCAACGGCCGTAAAGTGATATTGGTGAAAGAAGGCACTGCATTGATACAACTGGCCAGCGAAAAGAATATCCGCCTCAGCAGCCTGTTAAGCTATAATGATATGGAAGAAGATGTGCCACTGGAAAAAGACATGCTCATTTTCCTGCAAAGCAAGAACAAACGTGGCCAGAACGATTATCATATTGTTGCCCGGGGTGAAACAATGCACGATATTGCACAGGCAGAAGGTATACAGCTGAAATGGCTGCGTAAACGGAATAAGATGGAAGAAGGAGAGCAGCCTGCTGTTGGAGAAAGAGTTGCGCTGGATGGTTATGCTTCTTCAAAACCCAAATTGGGCAGTAACACGGTAGCGAAAGTGGATGACTATAAAGACCTGAATCCCCGCCAGGTGATCAAAGATGTAAAAGAAGAGATCGCGAAAGCAACTGCTGCTCCGGTAGGCAGGGCTCCCGAGGCACCTGTTGCCAAGGCTCCCGAAAAAGGCATTCCCCCTGAGATGGTAGATGATCTGAAGAAAATAGGCTCAGTAACAGCAGCGGGCACTAAATACCATACCGTAACAGGAAAAGAAACACTTTACAGCATCTCCCGCCAATACAGCGTAACTGTTGCTCAATTGCAGCAATGGAATAACTTACAGGAGAACAGTATTAAAATAGGTCAGCAACTGATCGTAAGAAAATAG
- the hpt gene encoding hypoxanthine phosphoribosyltransferase, which yields MKIKVHDKHFAPYLDEATLQQRIKELAKQISDDLNGTKPLFIGILNGSFMFAADLFKYLSIEAEISFIKLASYKGTKSTGNVITAIGLEEDLYGRTVVIVEDIVDTGKTLSQFLPQLEHQQPKQLLVASLLNKPDAMTHKVQIDYLGFTVPNKFLLGYGLDYDGLGRNLPEIYQLTD from the coding sequence ATGAAGATAAAAGTACACGATAAACACTTTGCGCCGTACCTGGATGAAGCTACATTGCAGCAGCGTATTAAAGAGCTGGCAAAACAGATCAGCGATGACCTGAATGGCACGAAGCCCTTATTCATCGGTATCCTGAATGGATCCTTTATGTTTGCGGCGGACCTGTTCAAATACCTCTCCATTGAAGCGGAGATCTCTTTTATCAAACTGGCTTCTTATAAAGGCACCAAATCCACCGGTAATGTGATAACGGCCATTGGCCTGGAAGAAGATCTCTATGGCCGCACCGTAGTGATCGTGGAAGATATTGTGGACACAGGCAAAACCCTCAGCCAGTTCCTCCCCCAACTGGAACACCAGCAGCCCAAACAACTCCTGGTAGCTTCCCTGCTCAATAAACCCGATGCAATGACCCATAAAGTGCAGATCGATTACCTGGGCTTCACCGTTCCTAATAAATTTCTGTTAGGCTATGGCCTTGATTATGATGGCTTAGGAAGAAATCTGCCGGAAATATACCAGTTAACGGACTAA
- a CDS encoding YfbK domain-containing protein, translating into MHKLLILLCWLCGSMMAEAQQRGWVTGAVQDSISRGPVQQVRISILGDTVNVKTNQYGLFRIDIPVGSTHLVFEHPGYRTKIVPLVNYDRMLIELSPLRKTVEDNATIAKAKARARFAHSTNPNYSNIGMGVSSFFDETYGKLYENKFVEAKKSSISSFAIDVDRAAYSNMRRFVKLREPIPVDAVRVEELINYFHYSYPAPRNDSLFTIYSNYTDCPWNKAHNLLEIAVRAQQIATDSLPASNLVFLIDISGSMGTPNKLPLLQAAFRVLVNNLRPRDRVAIVAYAGAPGLVLPCTPGDQKEKILNAIDYLSAGGATAGEAAIQMAYQIADENFILNGNNRVILATDGDFNVGQTSDQDMEDLIMKKKEGGVLLTCLGFGMKDYKDSKLETLASKGNGNFAYIDDLEEATKVFAQEFGSTLFTVARDVRAQVNFNPARVKSYRLIGYENKVLKEDNSNGEKIVGGIVGSGHCVVAIYEIEPVAADPGGALTDVKIWYRPALDTTMHSLEKSLTNNKGEFVKASDDFRFAASVALFGMLVRKSHYKGTGTINMVTDIAKHSLGYDPGGYRGEFLKLIKLVKKNTNWLKE; encoded by the coding sequence ATGCATAAACTCCTCATACTGCTTTGTTGGCTATGTGGGAGCATGATGGCAGAGGCACAACAGAGAGGATGGGTAACAGGAGCAGTACAGGACAGCATCAGCCGCGGTCCGGTACAACAGGTGAGGATCAGTATTTTAGGAGATACGGTCAATGTTAAGACAAACCAGTATGGACTATTTCGTATAGACATTCCAGTTGGCAGCACCCACCTCGTTTTTGAACACCCCGGGTATAGAACTAAAATTGTGCCCCTCGTCAATTATGACCGCATGCTCATTGAGCTGAGCCCGTTAAGGAAAACTGTTGAAGATAACGCGACTATTGCCAAAGCGAAAGCCCGGGCAAGGTTTGCCCATAGCACTAATCCCAACTATAGTAATATAGGCATGGGGGTATCCTCCTTTTTTGATGAAACATACGGCAAACTTTACGAGAACAAATTTGTAGAAGCTAAGAAAAGCAGCATTTCTTCTTTTGCGATAGATGTGGACAGGGCAGCTTATAGTAATATGCGCCGCTTCGTAAAACTCCGTGAACCTATTCCCGTAGATGCCGTAAGGGTAGAAGAGCTGATTAATTATTTCCATTACAGCTATCCCGCCCCCCGCAACGATAGCCTTTTTACCATTTATTCCAACTACACAGACTGTCCCTGGAATAAAGCCCACAACCTCCTGGAGATAGCCGTACGCGCGCAGCAGATTGCAACAGACAGCCTGCCTGCCAGTAACCTGGTATTCCTCATTGATATTTCCGGCTCCATGGGTACGCCTAATAAGCTGCCGCTATTGCAGGCTGCCTTCAGGGTATTGGTGAATAACCTCCGTCCGCGGGACAGGGTAGCCATTGTTGCATATGCAGGTGCACCAGGCCTGGTATTGCCCTGCACACCCGGTGATCAGAAAGAGAAAATATTAAATGCTATCGACTATCTCAGTGCCGGTGGTGCTACTGCAGGAGAAGCTGCTATACAGATGGCATACCAGATAGCAGATGAGAACTTCATCCTCAATGGTAACAACCGCGTGATACTGGCTACAGACGGCGATTTCAATGTAGGCCAAACAAGTGACCAGGATATGGAAGACCTTATCATGAAAAAGAAGGAAGGTGGCGTTTTATTAACCTGCCTTGGTTTCGGGATGAAGGATTATAAGGATTCAAAGCTGGAAACACTTGCCAGTAAAGGGAATGGTAACTTCGCTTATATAGATGACCTGGAAGAAGCCACGAAAGTATTTGCACAGGAATTCGGCAGCACACTCTTTACCGTGGCCAGGGATGTGCGGGCGCAGGTGAACTTCAATCCTGCAAGGGTTAAGTCTTACAGGCTGATAGGATATGAAAATAAAGTATTGAAAGAAGATAATAGTAATGGTGAAAAGATAGTAGGAGGGATCGTTGGATCAGGGCATTGCGTAGTTGCGATCTATGAGATTGAACCGGTAGCAGCAGACCCCGGCGGCGCTTTAACGGATGTAAAGATCTGGTACCGCCCTGCATTGGATACCACTATGCATAGCCTCGAAAAATCCCTCACGAATAACAAAGGCGAATTTGTAAAAGCTTCGGATGATTTCCGGTTCGCTGCTTCTGTAGCACTGTTCGGCATGCTGGTCAGGAAATCCCACTACAAAGGCACCGGCACCATCAATATGGTAACGGACATTGCCAAACATTCACTGGGTTATGACCCCGGTGGATACAGAGGTGAATTTTTAAAGCTGATCAAACTGGTGAAGAAGAATACGAACTGGCTGAAGGAGTAG
- a CDS encoding sodium:solute symporter family protein yields MLVAFILVYLLVTILIGRWAAQRVKSANDFMVAGRSLPLGISTCVIFATWFGSETMLGATSEFAQHGLQGVMEDPFGASLCLLLVGLFYARKLYRSNVLTFCDYFKIRFGKKAEVISALLMVPSYFGWIAAQIVAMGIVINTVMGIPSSIAMLASGLIVMAYTYMGGMWSVSITDFIQTIMIIIGILVITYNVVDQAGGLQTVIDKAPPGTFQFFPHNDWNSWLKYMAAWFTIGLGSIPQQDVFQRLMSSKSEKVAQYSSYLGALMYLVIGSLPLLIVLCAQQLYPALSAGDTEKILPNMVLQHGNLFTQVLFFGALLSAIMSTTSGAILAPSTVLGENIIRPFFKDIPDAKFLRIIRLSVVIVSAISMLMALGSQNIYELVASSSVLSLVSLFVPLTAGLYWKRANEAGAILSIITGTVGYILSEIFEPETPSLFIGLLSSIAGMLIGTFFWKKKDTTPSASSYSSSPV; encoded by the coding sequence ATGTTAGTAGCATTTATCCTGGTCTACCTCCTGGTGACCATCCTCATCGGCCGTTGGGCAGCACAACGCGTAAAAAGCGCCAATGACTTTATGGTAGCGGGGCGCAGCCTTCCGTTAGGTATCAGTACCTGCGTAATTTTTGCTACCTGGTTTGGCTCTGAAACCATGCTGGGTGCTACCAGCGAGTTTGCGCAACATGGCCTGCAGGGTGTGATGGAAGATCCTTTCGGGGCATCGCTTTGCCTGCTGCTGGTGGGGTTGTTCTACGCCAGGAAACTTTATCGCAGCAATGTGCTCACTTTCTGCGACTACTTCAAAATACGGTTCGGTAAAAAAGCAGAAGTGATCTCTGCCCTGCTGATGGTGCCCTCCTATTTCGGATGGATCGCCGCACAGATCGTAGCCATGGGGATTGTGATCAATACCGTGATGGGCATCCCTTCTTCCATTGCCATGCTGGCCAGCGGGCTTATTGTAATGGCCTATACTTATATGGGTGGGATGTGGTCTGTTTCCATTACGGATTTTATTCAGACTATCATGATCATCATTGGCATACTCGTGATCACCTACAATGTAGTTGATCAGGCAGGAGGACTACAAACCGTGATAGATAAAGCGCCACCGGGCACCTTTCAGTTCTTTCCCCATAACGACTGGAACAGCTGGCTGAAATATATGGCAGCATGGTTCACAATAGGCCTAGGCTCCATCCCACAGCAGGATGTGTTCCAGCGGCTCATGAGCAGCAAGAGTGAAAAAGTGGCGCAGTACTCTTCTTACCTGGGTGCATTGATGTACCTGGTGATCGGTTCCCTACCATTACTGATCGTATTATGCGCACAACAATTATATCCCGCATTATCAGCTGGTGATACGGAAAAGATCTTACCCAACATGGTATTGCAGCATGGTAACCTGTTCACACAGGTGTTATTCTTCGGAGCTTTATTATCTGCTATCATGAGTACCACCAGTGGTGCTATCCTGGCTCCTTCCACCGTATTGGGAGAAAACATTATCCGCCCTTTCTTTAAAGATATCCCCGATGCAAAATTCCTGCGCATCATCCGCTTATCTGTTGTGATCGTATCTGCTATTTCCATGCTGATGGCATTGGGCAGTCAGAATATCTATGAGCTGGTAGCTTCTTCTTCAGTATTAAGTCTTGTTTCCTTATTTGTGCCACTTACGGCCGGGTTGTACTGGAAACGGGCTAATGAAGCGGGGGCTATACTTTCCATTATAACAGGTACAGTGGGTTATATCCTCAGTGAAATATTTGAACCGGAAACACCGTCTTTATTTATTGGATTGCTGAGTAGTATTGCGGGAATGTTGATAGGTACTTTTTTTTGGAAGAAAAAAGACACTACTCCTTCAGCCAGTTCGTATTCTTCTTCACCAGTTTGA
- a CDS encoding class I SAM-dependent methyltransferase yields the protein MSHKFEMFENRLTKVLKHLRKTAKRQGITCFRIYDRDLPEFPLIIELYEDKVYVAEYRSQHGMEEEAYDEWLHASLDVIAKVLQVPADDLHLRTRQRKQNRQSQYEKMDFSKEELIVQEDGLKFKVNLSDYLDSGLFLDHRITRHMVREEAKDKKVLNLFCYTGSFSVYAAAGGAASVTSIDLSKTYLQWAEENMRLNELFDPAKHQYIHADVLQHLDELKMNTYDLVVLDPPTFSNSKRMKDILDIQRDHVEIINKVLLATKKEGVIYFSNNLRRFVLEEESIQAGSIKNITAQTVPFDFQGKLQRHCFRIVK from the coding sequence ATGTCGCACAAATTCGAGATGTTCGAGAACCGGCTGACGAAAGTGCTGAAACACCTTCGTAAAACTGCAAAGCGGCAGGGCATTACCTGTTTCCGCATCTACGATCGTGACCTCCCCGAATTCCCCCTGATCATTGAACTGTACGAAGATAAAGTATATGTAGCTGAATACCGCAGCCAGCACGGCATGGAAGAAGAAGCCTATGATGAATGGCTGCATGCCAGCCTCGATGTGATCGCCAAAGTACTGCAGGTACCCGCAGACGATCTTCATCTCCGCACCCGCCAGCGTAAACAGAACCGGCAGAGCCAGTACGAGAAAATGGATTTCAGTAAAGAAGAACTGATCGTACAGGAAGACGGGCTGAAGTTCAAAGTGAACCTCTCTGATTATTTAGACAGCGGCCTTTTCCTGGACCATCGTATCACACGGCATATGGTGCGGGAAGAAGCAAAGGATAAAAAAGTGCTGAACCTCTTTTGCTACACCGGTTCCTTTTCCGTGTATGCGGCAGCGGGAGGCGCAGCCAGTGTAACTTCTATCGACCTGTCTAAAACCTATCTCCAGTGGGCAGAAGAGAATATGCGGCTCAATGAACTCTTTGATCCTGCCAAACATCAATACATCCATGCAGATGTATTACAACACCTGGATGAACTTAAAATGAATACCTACGACCTGGTGGTACTGGACCCTCCCACTTTCTCCAACAGCAAGCGCATGAAGGATATCCTGGATATACAGCGGGACCATGTGGAGATCATCAACAAAGTATTACTGGCCACAAAAAAGGAAGGTGTGATCTACTTCAGTAATAACCTGCGCAGGTTTGTGCTGGAAGAAGAAAGTATACAGGCAGGCTCCATTAAGAACATCACTGCGCAGACCGTTCCTTTCGATTTCCAGGGAAAGCTGCAGCGGCATTGCTTCCGGATCGTTAAATAA
- a CDS encoding TlpA disulfide reductase family protein, which yields MKQMSLLIAACLLQQAAVQAQSFTLNGTVEGKQTGYVYLNYSTGGDNYRMDSAKLQEGRFTFKGNIDGPSMSSLFLDRPGPMSYESDVASLFLEPVTMTASLKKGYLKDATLKGSKAQDDMELLNAARKPVMTGLAPLSANYNKLNMAYIAARKAKKDSATLASMLDELEKVKEKMEPYYEKMNAIDKGFIEKHPASYASAYLLRFRISSMSLREAESAYNRMPPVLQQSSFGKEIKKEVDGLRSGSPGSAAYVFSKTDINGQPLSLSDYKGRYVLIDFWASWCVPCRKGNPHLKDLYAKYKSKGLEIIGISDDDSRPEEWKKAVNQDGISIWKHVLRGLDMQKRQRKEPNPEDISDHYGIHSLPTKILIDPNGMIIGRYGGGGENDEAMDKKLAEVLGK from the coding sequence ATGAAACAAATGTCATTGCTGATCGCCGCCTGTTTATTACAACAGGCAGCCGTACAGGCACAATCTTTCACCCTTAACGGTACGGTGGAAGGCAAACAAACAGGATATGTATATTTAAACTATTCAACAGGCGGTGACAATTACCGGATGGATAGTGCTAAACTGCAGGAAGGCCGGTTTACCTTCAAGGGTAATATCGATGGCCCCTCCATGAGCAGCCTGTTCCTGGACAGGCCGGGCCCCATGTCCTACGAAAGCGATGTAGCCAGCTTGTTCCTGGAGCCGGTCACCATGACGGCTTCCCTGAAGAAAGGTTATCTGAAAGATGCTACCCTGAAGGGGTCCAAAGCACAGGACGATATGGAACTGCTGAATGCAGCAAGGAAACCTGTTATGACCGGGCTTGCCCCATTGTCCGCCAATTACAACAAACTCAACATGGCGTACATCGCTGCCCGGAAAGCAAAGAAGGATAGCGCAACCCTGGCTTCCATGCTGGACGAGCTGGAGAAAGTAAAAGAGAAAATGGAACCTTACTATGAAAAGATGAACGCCATCGACAAAGGTTTTATTGAAAAGCATCCTGCATCATATGCCAGCGCTTATCTGCTCCGTTTCCGCATCAGCAGTATGTCTCTCCGGGAAGCAGAATCCGCTTACAATAGAATGCCACCCGTCCTGCAGCAGAGCAGCTTTGGGAAAGAGATTAAAAAAGAAGTGGATGGCTTACGCAGCGGTTCTCCCGGCAGCGCCGCCTATGTTTTCAGCAAAACGGATATTAATGGCCAGCCCCTTAGCCTGAGTGACTATAAAGGCCGGTATGTGCTGATCGATTTCTGGGCAAGCTGGTGCGTACCCTGCAGGAAAGGCAATCCCCACCTGAAAGACTTGTATGCAAAGTACAAGAGCAAAGGCCTGGAGATCATCGGTATTTCTGATGACGACAGCCGCCCGGAAGAATGGAAAAAAGCCGTCAACCAGGATGGCATCAGTATATGGAAACACGTGCTGCGGGGGCTTGATATGCAGAAAAGGCAACGCAAAGAACCCAACCCGGAAGATATCAGCGATCACTATGGCATCCATTCCCTGCCCACAAAAATATTAATTGACCCCAATGGGATGATCATCGGCAGATACGGAGGAGGAGGAGAAAACGATGAAGCCATGGATAAAAAACTGGCGGAAGTGTTGGGGAAATGA